AAAATGGCAGGCTTGCTGTCGACCCCCTTACACACCAGAGCTTGATAAAAGAAGAGGTATTCCTGGGTGGTGATGTGAGAAGGATAGGTTTTATGGTTGATGCAATGACTGAAGGCAGACAGGCTGCAGATTCTATTGATAAATATTTTAGGGGTGTGGGTCTGCAACGGTGGTTATTACGGTATGAAGGCAGTGAGGCCCCCTTTAGAGAAATCTATAAACCAGAACCTGATATCAAATGGACATCTCCGGACAAGAGAATGAATTTCGATATGTATGAAATAGGTTTTACAATTGAAGAAGCAATCAAAGAAGCGAGAAGGTGCCTTGAATGCGGACCATGTATTTCCTGTAAGGCATGCGTAGCAACAGGTATCCAGCCTGAATTACCTGCAGTAAAGGTAGATGAGCATCTCTGCAGCGGTTGTGGAATATGTGTGGCAGCCTGTAATTACCATACAGCCCATTTAGTAGAGACAGAAGAATTTTTTGAGGGTAGAGCCGTGGGCACAAAACGTGTATCATATACGGATCCTGTTTTATGTAAGGCCTGTGGCATGTGTGTATCTGCCTGCCCATCAGGCGCAAGACATCTTGTACCTGATCCTTCTTCTATAGCAAAACAAAAAATTGATTACCAGCCAGGGATTGTCTGTTTCGCCTGCAAATTCGGGTGGGGATACACATCAGATAACGGGTTATCCGCAAATGTAAAAACAATGGTTCCCGTTATCTGTATAGGAAAAGTAGATGCGATAGACATATTAAATGCCTTTAACAAGGGTGCTGACGGTGTTCTTCTGCTTGGATGCGCTGATGGAGATTGCCATTTTCAGGATGGTAATCAGGAAGCAAAGAAGAGAATCTATCTTTTGCATTGTATCCTGGAATCCTTTGGAATTGAGAGAGAAAGGCTGGAGGTAGTAACTTCAATCGATCCACAGGGAGAGAAGGTTTCTGAAATTATTAATAGCCTCAGGGATAGACTGAAAATTCTTGGACCGATAAAAAGTTAGGGGAAAAAATGGCTGAAAAACCCAAGATAGCAATATGCTGGTTTGGCGGTTGTGGGGGATGCGATGAGGCCATAGTCGATCTCAATGAGGATATTTTAAAAGTAACAAATGCCTTTGAGATAGTCCTCTGGCCTATAGCATTTGATTTTAAATATCACCACATTGAAGCGATGGCGGATAAAACAATTACACTAAGCATAATCAATGGTTCAGTGAGAAACTCTGAGCATGAAGAGCTTGCCCATCTCTTCAGAGAAAAATCACAACTCGTCCTTGCCTTTGGTGCATGTGCATGTTTTGGTGGAACACCGGGGATGGCCAATTTAAGAAGCAAAGAAGACATTTTTCAGTGGGTTTATGAAGATGCCCCAACTGTTGTAAATCCAAGACATAATGTTCCGCAAACGGTCACAAAAGTGGGTGATAACGAACTGACCCTCCCGGAATTTTATAATCAGGTATATCCCCTGGGTCAGGTAATAGATGTTGATTATTACCTGCCTGGTTGTCCTCCACCCCCAAACTTAATCTACAATGCAATCAGCGCTACTTTAAGTGGAGACCTGCCGCCCAAGGGTTCTACATTGGCGCCTCAAAGGGCACTCTGTGATGTTTGCG
The Pseudomonadota bacterium genome window above contains:
- a CDS encoding oxidoreductase; the encoded protein is MAEKPKIAICWFGGCGGCDEAIVDLNEDILKVTNAFEIVLWPIAFDFKYHHIEAMADKTITLSIINGSVRNSEHEELAHLFREKSQLVLAFGACACFGGTPGMANLRSKEDIFQWVYEDAPTVVNPRHNVPQTVTKVGDNELTLPEFYNQVYPLGQVIDVDYYLPGCPPPPNLIYNAISATLSGDLPPKGSTLAPQRALCDVCVRNKTKPERLAISEIKRIHELEADPDKCFLAQGIVCTGPATRAGCGEVCININMPCRGCFGPVEGVTDMGAKYLSAFASLIEAKTEEERKEIIDRLKDPAGYFYRFTTASSILKKRRGALKKA